One window of the Acaryochloris sp. CCMEE 5410 genome contains the following:
- a CDS encoding type II toxin-antitoxin system Phd/YefM family antitoxin — MLSKSHSASHVRQNFFKVLDEVTQDRNVILIERRDAPDVAIISADELTNMMESLYLLRSPQNAQRLFDGLAWSQTQDQNPPGEEAAEQAIAQLRAEIEQA, encoded by the coding sequence ATGCTGAGTAAATCTCATTCGGCCTCTCACGTGCGCCAAAATTTCTTCAAAGTTCTGGATGAGGTCACCCAAGATCGCAACGTTATCTTGATCGAAAGACGAGATGCCCCAGACGTCGCCATCATCTCCGCCGATGAGCTAACCAACATGATGGAAAGCCTCTACCTGCTGAGATCGCCCCAGAATGCCCAAAGACTGTTTGATGGACTGGCCTGGTCACAAACCCAAGATCAGAATCCACCTGGCGAAGAAGCTGCCGAACAAGCCATCGCCCAGTTGAGAGCAGAGATTGAGCAAGCGTAA
- a CDS encoding Txe/YoeB family addiction module toxin produces the protein MSKRKSKISDQPLTVFRRYANLSPQFREDLKALAQTDPKLYDRTWVIIDNTLEDPFKGIGKPEPLKHIGSDIWSRRLSHEHRIVYVVRDERIDFIQAKYHY, from the coding sequence TTGAGCAAGCGTAAATCCAAAATATCGGATCAGCCCCTCACCGTCTTTCGACGATACGCCAATCTATCGCCTCAATTTCGAGAAGATCTCAAAGCTCTCGCTCAAACCGACCCCAAACTCTACGATCGCACCTGGGTGATCATTGATAATACCCTCGAAGATCCGTTTAAGGGCATTGGCAAGCCTGAACCCTTGAAACATATCGGGAGTGATATTTGGTCTCGCCGCTTATCCCATGAGCATCGCATCGTCTATGTGGTCAGGGATGAGCGTATTGACTTTATCCAAGCCAAATATCATTACTGA
- a CDS encoding class I SAM-dependent methyltransferase, which produces MKPLALDEFKQGVADFYNCRSRSYDQGQWHPQICDRLLEYARIGAGQTVLDIGTGTGYLAIASARLVGEQGHVTGVDISSGMLKQAQRKIQRLGLSNVVVQRADAEALDYPSHHFDAILCAHTFPWMTDKASTLRLWYQLLKPKGRIAVHTPADTAYIGAVVLRRVLAEYGLELEPSNRLGSIEQCRQLFEKAGFETVEIHTEQHGSYKTLDQAKAIWESVAVNPSITAPKVVGDGLSRFSAIELAKIKAELYAELEALQTEQGLWNDLTTVYILADKPEPHCG; this is translated from the coding sequence GTGAAACCACTTGCATTAGATGAATTTAAACAAGGGGTTGCAGACTTTTATAATTGTAGGAGTCGAAGCTATGACCAGGGGCAGTGGCACCCTCAAATTTGTGACCGCCTGCTGGAATATGCGCGGATTGGTGCTGGTCAGACGGTTTTAGATATTGGTACGGGAACAGGCTATCTTGCGATCGCATCTGCCCGACTTGTAGGCGAGCAAGGTCATGTGACTGGCGTAGACATTTCTTCAGGTATGTTGAAGCAAGCACAGCGCAAAATTCAGCGGTTAGGACTGAGCAACGTCGTGGTTCAACGGGCTGATGCTGAAGCCCTTGACTATCCCAGTCATCATTTTGACGCTATCCTCTGTGCCCATACGTTTCCTTGGATGACGGATAAAGCCTCGACATTGCGTTTGTGGTATCAGTTGCTCAAGCCCAAGGGGCGCATCGCCGTCCATACCCCTGCTGATACCGCCTATATTGGGGCTGTGGTGTTACGCAGAGTACTGGCTGAGTATGGTCTTGAATTAGAGCCTAGCAATCGGTTGGGTTCGATTGAGCAATGTCGGCAGTTGTTTGAAAAGGCTGGTTTTGAAACGGTTGAGATTCATACCGAACAACATGGCAGTTATAAAACGCTAGATCAAGCCAAAGCCATTTGGGAGAGCGTTGCGGTGAATCCTTCTATTACTGCTCCAAAGGTTGTTGGTGATGGCCTATCCCGGTTTTCCGCAATAGAGCTAGCGAAAATTAAAGCTGAACTATATGCAGAACTGGAAGCCCTGCAAACGGAGCAGGGCCTCTGGAATGATCTAACGACGGTATATATTTTGGCCGATAAGCCAGAGCCGCATTGCGGTTGA
- a CDS encoding YkvA family protein encodes MKQPSLFKLFQDAFRQGLRHPKYRWALIAGTLFYLVSPLDLAPDVLPIAGWIDDGVLVTFLISEVCQLMLENKKNSTSEETVAATIDIEANPVV; translated from the coding sequence ATGAAACAACCCTCCTTGTTTAAGCTGTTTCAAGACGCCTTTCGCCAAGGCCTTCGTCATCCAAAATATCGTTGGGCTCTGATCGCTGGCACCTTGTTTTATCTGGTCAGCCCGCTAGATCTTGCCCCTGATGTATTGCCTATCGCAGGCTGGATTGATGACGGTGTACTCGTAACCTTCCTGATTTCTGAAGTCTGTCAGCTGATGTTGGAAAACAAGAAAAACAGCACCTCAGAAGAAACTGTTGCAGCCACGATTGATATTGAAGCCAACCCCGTTGTTTAG
- a CDS encoding c-type cytochrome — MLKLLRTSIAFSRKAGLWVGLIVVWLGVNLAPAWAASSGDGAVLFETYCAGCHPKGGNIIRRRKTLKLKSLQRDSYDTLAPVINLITQGQNNMPGFADQLNDTQIETVAQFVLEQASNNWK; from the coding sequence TTGTTAAAGTTACTCCGTACCTCGATAGCGTTTAGTCGAAAAGCTGGCTTATGGGTCGGCCTTATAGTGGTGTGGTTGGGGGTGAATCTTGCCCCGGCCTGGGCTGCCTCGTCTGGGGACGGTGCTGTGCTGTTTGAAACTTACTGTGCAGGCTGTCACCCTAAAGGCGGCAATATCATTCGGCGGCGCAAAACTTTAAAACTGAAATCTTTACAGCGAGACAGCTACGATACTCTAGCTCCCGTTATCAATCTAATTACCCAGGGACAAAACAATATGCCGGGGTTTGCAGACCAGCTCAATGATACGCAAATCGAAACGGTAGCCCAGTTCGTTCTAGAACAAGCGAGCAACAATTGGAAATAA
- a CDS encoding N-acetyltransferase, whose translation MDTIKIATPADAENCLATLTLAFCNDPAIRWMFLQPSQYAQGLPLFAQAFGGAAFQQATAFYTDRFEAIALWLPPNTQPDEAALMALIQQGVEESKQPALASILEQLSGHHPQEPHWHLAMIGTDPIYQGHGYGSALLAHTLATCDQQRNSVYLEATNARNVALYQNHGFEVLGTVQAENSPTLYPMLRHPQ comes from the coding sequence TTGGACACCATCAAAATAGCCACTCCAGCAGATGCCGAAAATTGTCTGGCGACCCTTACCTTGGCATTCTGCAATGATCCAGCGATTCGGTGGATGTTTCTACAGCCCTCGCAATATGCGCAAGGCTTACCCTTATTTGCTCAAGCCTTTGGCGGTGCGGCCTTTCAGCAGGCCACCGCGTTTTATACAGACAGGTTTGAGGCAATTGCCCTGTGGCTACCCCCCAACACTCAGCCCGATGAAGCAGCCCTGATGGCATTAATTCAGCAAGGCGTTGAGGAAAGCAAACAGCCCGCCCTTGCGTCTATTCTGGAGCAGCTCAGCGGGCACCATCCTCAAGAGCCTCATTGGCATTTAGCGATGATCGGCACCGATCCGATATATCAGGGACATGGCTATGGTTCTGCATTGCTGGCTCACACTCTCGCGACCTGCGATCAGCAACGAAATTCAGTGTATCTAGAAGCCACCAATGCCCGTAATGTCGCTCTTTATCAAAACCATGGCTTTGAAGTTTTGGGTACTGTTCAGGCTGAGAACTCACCCACGCTTTATCCCATGCTTCGGCACCCACAATAA
- a CDS encoding pyridoxine 5'-phosphate synthase, with protein sequence MPTLGVNIDHVATIRQARRTVEPDPVAAAVLAELAGADGITVHLREDRRHIQDRDVEVLRKTVRTHLNLEMAATAEMVEIALRIQPDYVTLVPEKREEVTTEGGLDVIGQQTHMADVVQTLQSAHIPVSLFIDADAAQIEAAAQVQAKFIELHTGTYAEAKGETQQAQELDVLKQGCDRALALGLRVNAGHGLTYWNTYPVARLPGMEELNIGHTIISRSVLVGLDRAVREMKDVIAGRG encoded by the coding sequence ATGCCTACCCTTGGTGTCAATATCGATCATGTGGCGACGATTCGCCAAGCCCGTCGCACCGTCGAACCAGATCCAGTTGCGGCAGCCGTTTTAGCTGAATTAGCGGGAGCGGATGGTATAACTGTACATCTACGAGAAGATCGGCGGCATATTCAGGATCGAGATGTCGAGGTATTACGCAAAACCGTTCGTACCCACTTGAACTTAGAAATGGCGGCGACGGCAGAAATGGTTGAAATCGCACTTCGTATCCAACCGGATTATGTCACCCTAGTGCCGGAAAAGCGGGAGGAGGTGACCACAGAAGGGGGACTGGATGTCATCGGTCAGCAAACCCATATGGCGGATGTCGTCCAGACCTTACAATCGGCTCATATTCCCGTCAGCTTGTTTATCGATGCCGATGCGGCCCAAATTGAAGCAGCAGCTCAGGTGCAGGCCAAGTTTATTGAACTGCACACGGGGACTTACGCCGAAGCCAAAGGTGAGACCCAGCAGGCCCAAGAGTTAGACGTGTTGAAACAGGGTTGCGATCGCGCTCTTGCTTTAGGACTGCGAGTCAATGCAGGGCATGGTTTGACCTATTGGAATACCTATCCCGTGGCCCGTCTACCGGGGATGGAAGAGCTGAATATTGGCCATACAATCATCAGTCGGTCAGTGTTGGTGGGTTTGGACCGAGCCGTGAGGGAAATGAAGGACGTCATTGCAGGTCGAGGCTAG
- the recN gene encoding DNA repair protein RecN, with protein sequence MLLSLRIENFALIDTLDLAFTDGLNVLTGETGAGKSILLDAIDLILGGKALNSMLRTGESRTLLEASFSLTPSLNTWLADTDIDPLDDLLVCSREISTQTTLRSRFRVNGVVVNKQQIAQLREQLIEVTAQGQAVQLGRADRQRQCLDGFGGEPLLKQRQQVTKAFTRWQKITTELNTFRQNEQQRLQNIDLLRYQLQELDAANLSDPNEQTNLEQELQRLSHSVELEQQSYQVYQLLYEKDQGDACGDLLGQAEAILVDMSQYDSQLQPILELVQQALTQVQEAGSLINAYGNTVETDPEQLQSVETRLMELKQICRKYGPSLEDAIAHHQTIQSQYADLTGEGQSLEALEQTAAEYKAKLQQACAKLTALRQKAAQQLEARILQELKPLALDKVQFQVGLQPIDPTQHGADQIQFLFSANPGEALQPLSESASGGEMSRFLLALKACFSQGEGVGTLIFDEIDAGVSGHVAQAIATKLYHLSQNHQVLCVTHQPMIAAIADAHFQVQKQVVTQGATSARTKTAERTVVQVTSLDDQQRRQELAEIAGGQTTQQALTFVDSLLQQAGQVRQSYANGKTATQSKKAKKRAVNSA encoded by the coding sequence ATGTTGCTGTCCCTGCGCATCGAAAATTTTGCCCTGATCGACACCTTAGATCTGGCCTTTACGGATGGATTGAACGTGCTGACGGGAGAAACCGGAGCCGGAAAGTCGATCTTGCTGGATGCCATCGACTTGATCTTAGGGGGCAAAGCCCTCAACTCCATGCTCCGCACAGGGGAATCTCGCACCTTACTAGAAGCCAGCTTTAGCCTAACCCCCAGCCTCAATACTTGGCTTGCAGACACCGATATCGATCCCTTAGATGACTTGCTGGTGTGCAGTCGCGAAATTTCGACTCAAACGACCTTACGCAGCCGCTTTCGGGTGAACGGCGTTGTCGTTAACAAACAGCAAATTGCTCAACTCCGCGAGCAACTGATCGAAGTTACCGCCCAAGGGCAAGCTGTGCAGCTAGGCCGGGCCGATCGCCAGCGACAGTGCTTAGATGGCTTTGGGGGAGAGCCGCTTCTCAAACAGCGACAGCAAGTAACGAAGGCTTTTACCCGCTGGCAAAAAATCACTACAGAACTCAATACCTTCCGCCAAAACGAGCAGCAGCGCCTTCAGAATATTGATCTGCTCCGGTATCAGCTGCAAGAGCTAGATGCAGCCAATCTGTCTGACCCCAACGAGCAAACGAATCTAGAACAAGAACTGCAACGCCTAAGCCATAGCGTTGAACTCGAACAACAAAGCTATCAGGTCTACCAGCTCCTCTACGAAAAGGACCAAGGAGATGCTTGTGGCGATCTGTTAGGTCAGGCCGAAGCCATCTTGGTGGATATGAGTCAGTATGATTCGCAATTGCAGCCTATCCTAGAACTGGTACAGCAGGCCCTGACCCAGGTGCAAGAAGCTGGCTCACTCATCAATGCCTACGGTAATACGGTTGAAACGGATCCTGAACAGCTGCAATCCGTCGAAACTCGGCTGATGGAGCTAAAGCAGATTTGTCGCAAGTATGGACCGAGTTTAGAAGATGCGATCGCACATCACCAAACCATTCAATCCCAATATGCAGACCTGACAGGCGAAGGCCAATCCTTAGAAGCGCTAGAGCAGACAGCAGCCGAGTATAAAGCTAAGCTCCAGCAAGCCTGTGCCAAGTTAACCGCCCTGCGCCAGAAAGCAGCCCAACAGTTAGAAGCCCGCATCTTGCAAGAACTCAAGCCCCTCGCCTTAGATAAGGTGCAATTTCAGGTGGGATTACAGCCCATCGATCCCACCCAACATGGCGCGGACCAAATCCAGTTTCTCTTTAGCGCCAACCCCGGTGAAGCCCTACAGCCCCTATCTGAATCCGCCTCAGGGGGTGAAATGAGTCGATTCTTATTGGCCCTCAAAGCCTGCTTCTCCCAAGGAGAGGGCGTGGGCACCCTAATTTTTGATGAAATTGACGCTGGGGTCTCAGGGCATGTGGCCCAAGCCATTGCCACCAAGCTATACCACCTCAGCCAGAACCATCAGGTGCTCTGCGTTACTCACCAACCCATGATTGCTGCCATAGCCGATGCCCATTTTCAGGTGCAAAAACAGGTGGTCACTCAGGGTGCAACATCAGCCCGCACCAAAACTGCTGAGCGGACAGTCGTACAGGTCACTTCCTTAGATGACCAACAGCGACGACAAGAATTAGCAGAAATAGCTGGGGGCCAAACTACTCAGCAGGCCCTTACTTTCGTGGATTCACTCTTGCAGCAGGCGGGACAAGTACGCCAAAGCTATGCCAACGGCAAAACCGCAACCCAGTCGAAAAAAGCCAAAAAACGGGCTGTTAACTCTGCTTAG
- a CDS encoding pentapeptide repeat-containing protein, whose product MKAKALLQQYANNVFDFSGQTLAGLDLAGADLIGINLSAADLRNTNLSLAYLNRVDLQTSNLTQSNLSGATLTQANLSQANLTDAALHGANLQRAVLFKADLTLADLTDANLMEADLREVTLRSTNLTGACLRSANLREENRNCADLRGAILDGVDLQGANLRGADLSKVSLQGANLRNANLRAANLAGADLQGANLEQALLIEANLQQANLSHATLADAKLERVNLQMAQLVNSDLSDCTLVESELSQANLQGATLYRSRLNRANLSRANLTAANLQEAFLIQAFLARTDLTDAHLQGANLTRSDWSSAILTRTVLTGATLPDGTVCMSQT is encoded by the coding sequence ATGAAAGCGAAAGCACTACTTCAACAATATGCCAACAATGTCTTTGACTTTAGTGGTCAAACTCTAGCAGGGTTAGATCTAGCTGGGGCCGACTTAATTGGCATTAATCTGTCGGCAGCAGACCTACGCAATACAAATTTGAGTTTGGCCTACTTGAATCGCGTGGATCTGCAAACAAGCAATCTAACTCAGAGCAATTTAAGCGGGGCTACCTTAACTCAAGCAAACTTAAGCCAAGCGAACCTCACGGATGCAGCCTTGCATGGGGCGAATCTACAACGAGCGGTTCTTTTCAAAGCAGATCTGACCTTGGCGGATCTAACGGATGCCAATCTGATGGAAGCCGATCTGCGGGAAGTAACCCTCCGCAGTACCAACCTGACAGGGGCTTGTCTGCGCAGTGCCAACCTGCGAGAAGAGAATCGCAACTGTGCGGACCTGAGAGGAGCCATACTCGATGGGGTCGATCTGCAAGGGGCTAATTTGCGTGGCGCCGATCTAAGCAAAGTCAGCTTGCAAGGGGCGAATCTCCGCAATGCAAATTTACGAGCAGCGAATTTAGCCGGGGCCGATCTACAGGGCGCAAATCTGGAGCAAGCCTTACTGATTGAGGCCAATCTCCAACAAGCTAATCTCAGTCACGCCACCTTAGCCGATGCCAAGCTGGAACGAGTCAATCTGCAAATGGCTCAGCTCGTCAATAGTGATTTAAGCGATTGCACGTTGGTAGAAAGTGAACTGAGTCAAGCCAATTTGCAGGGCGCAACCCTTTATCGCAGTCGGCTGAATCGGGCCAATCTCAGTCGGGCAAACTTGACAGCAGCCAACCTACAAGAAGCATTTCTGATTCAAGCCTTTCTAGCCAGAACCGATCTAACGGATGCCCATCTCCAAGGGGCGAATCTAACCCGTTCAGATTGGAGTAGTGCAATTTTAACCAGAACAGTTTTAACGGGAGCGACACTACCGGACGGAACAGTTTGCATGAGTCAAACTTGA
- a CDS encoding calcium-binding protein, with product MSPEKQDKVREQRITTEIVVDAYTAEEQALGWYYYLERTLQFPFMATYMMQRRGAAEKEAKPVKVIGMADEEECENEMFVEVEWDGDVLPILLEELTFKSGDGEQSEKMAAKTQEAIDDWHYWVNRGYEL from the coding sequence ATGTCCCCCGAAAAACAAGACAAAGTACGAGAGCAGCGGATCACCACGGAGATTGTGGTCGATGCCTATACTGCTGAAGAACAGGCCCTAGGCTGGTACTACTACCTGGAGAGAACCTTACAATTTCCGTTTATGGCAACCTACATGATGCAGCGACGTGGCGCGGCGGAAAAAGAAGCGAAGCCTGTGAAGGTTATTGGTATGGCTGATGAAGAAGAGTGTGAGAATGAGATGTTTGTGGAGGTGGAGTGGGACGGTGATGTCTTGCCTATCCTGCTCGAAGAACTGACTTTCAAAAGTGGAGACGGTGAGCAAAGTGAAAAGATGGCTGCCAAAACTCAAGAAGCGATTGACGATTGGCATTATTGGGTAAACCGAGGTTATGAGTTGTGA
- a CDS encoding ISAs1 family transposase (programmed frameshift), with the protein MSHLIDTLKQVPDFRSAHGRIHPLWLLLLLMVMGMLAGYQGYRPLETFVSDYRQPLSELLGLESLEVPSHCTFRRVMKGLDFQALSHQFEAWMLSKAQTHSPDNYAASIDGKRIRQGLTDAKGKQRFVGLVSLFAVEAGITLKLEALTQEDNSEIKVVQALLETLQLDGLLITMDALHAQKTLEKIVASGNDYLVAVKSNQGRLYDHLQTYFECLKPMAEHIHSAQSRGRDEHRCIQVYEPVGIALQEWEAIRSVLCVQRWGTRKGKEYHNTAYYISSAATSPQHWQSLVREHWGIENRLHWPKDVVFGEDDYRLEDEQALLNWSVLRTIGINILRLNDYQSLKTAMTKLANRVDIIFSLLT; encoded by the exons ATGAGCCATCTAATCGATACTTTGAAGCAAGTCCCGGATTTCCGCAGTGCCCATGGCCGTATTCATCCGTTATGGCTGCTGTTGCTATTGATGGTGATGGGCATGCTTGCTGGATATCAAGGGTACCGTCCGTTAGAAACCTTTGTGAGCGATTATCGCCAGCCTTTAAGTGAGCTATTGGGGCTTGAGAGCCTCGAAGTTCCGTCTCACTGTACCTTTCGTCGAGTGATGAAGGGGCTTGACTTCCAAGCGTTGAGCCACCAATTTGAAGCATGGATGCTCTCGAAAGCCCAGACTCACTCTCCCGATAATTATGCAGCCTCCATTGATGGCAAACGGATTCGTCAGGGGCTTACAGATGCCAAGGGGAAGCAGCGTTTTGTGGGCTTGGTGAGTTTATTTGCGGTGGAAGCAGGCATCACCCTCAAGCTCGAAGCCCTCACTCAGGAGGATAATAGCGAAATCAAAGTCGTGCAGGCACTGTTGGAAACCCTTCAACTCGATGGCTTGCTGATTACCATGGATGCCTTACACGCCCAA AAAACACTTGAGAAGATTGTGGCCTCGGGTAACGACTATCTTGTGGCGGTCAAATCCAATCAGGGAAGACTTTACGACCACCTCCAGACTTACTTTGAGTGTCTTAAACCCATGGCTGAGCACATCCACTCCGCCCAAAGTAGAGGACGAGATGAACATCGGTGTATACAGGTTTATGAGCCTGTCGGCATAGCCTTACAGGAATGGGAGGCAATTCGCTCTGTGCTTTGTGTCCAACGATGGGGCACTCGCAAAGGAAAGGAGTATCACAATACGGCCTATTACATCAGTTCAGCTGCCACCTCACCCCAGCATTGGCAATCTCTGGTCCGAGAACATTGGGGCATTGAAAATCGGTTGCATTGGCCGAAGGATGTTGTTTTTGGCGAAGATGATTATCGACTCGAAGATGAACAAGCACTGCTCAATTGGTCAGTGCTTAGAACTATTGGGATTAATATCCTGCGGCTAAACGACTATCAATCCCTCAAAACCGCGATGACTAAGCTGGCTAATCGGGTCGATATTATTTTTTCGCTGCTAACTTAA
- the coaE gene encoding dephospho-CoA kinase (Dephospho-CoA kinase (CoaE) performs the final step in coenzyme A biosynthesis.), translating to MARRIIGLTGGIATGKSSVAAYLESKYKLPILDADIYARDAVQPGSVALANITQRYGPEMLLADGTLDRKQLGNIVFNDESERAWLEGQIHPYVRKRILSAQRQLTDPIVVAVVPLLFEAKMTDLASEIWVVVCDDEQQCQRLMRRDSISRSQAEARIASQMPLIEKANQANLVINNDGNLTDLYDQINREINQ from the coding sequence ATGGCTCGACGAATTATTGGGTTGACGGGAGGCATTGCGACGGGCAAGTCCAGCGTGGCTGCTTATCTAGAGTCGAAATACAAGCTACCCATTTTGGATGCCGACATCTATGCCCGCGATGCTGTGCAGCCAGGTTCGGTGGCGTTAGCCAATATTACCCAACGTTATGGACCAGAGATGCTGCTGGCAGATGGCACTCTAGATCGAAAGCAACTGGGCAATATTGTCTTTAATGATGAGTCTGAACGTGCTTGGCTGGAAGGCCAAATTCATCCTTATGTGCGAAAGCGAATCTTGTCTGCTCAACGACAACTCACGGATCCGATTGTGGTGGCGGTGGTGCCATTGCTGTTTGAAGCGAAGATGACGGATTTAGCCTCAGAAATTTGGGTGGTGGTTTGTGACGACGAGCAGCAGTGTCAGCGGTTAATGCGGCGAGACTCTATATCTAGATCTCAAGCGGAAGCTAGAATTGCTAGCCAAATGCCTTTAATTGAAAAAGCTAACCAAGCCAATTTGGTCATAAATAATGATGGAAATCTTACCGACTTATATGATCAGATTAATCGAGAGATTAATCAATAA
- a CDS encoding ISAs1 family transposase (programmed frameshift), with protein sequence MSHLIDTLKQVPDFRSAHGRTHPLWLLLLLMVMGMLAGYQGYRPLETFTSDYRQPLSELLGLESLEVPSHCTFRRVMMGLDFQALSHQFEAWMLSKAQTHSPDNYAASIDGKRIRQGLTDAKGKQRFVGLVSLFAVEAGITLKLEALTQEDNSEIKVVQALLETLQLDGLLITMDALHAQKTLEKIVASGNDYLVAVKSNQGRLYDHLQTYFECLKPMAEHIHSAQSRGRDEHRCIQVYEPVGIALQEWEAIRSVLCVQRWGTKQGKEYHNTAYYISSAATSPQHWQSLVREHWGIENRLHWPKDVVFGEDDYRLEDEQALLNWSVLRTIGINILRLNDYQSLKTAMTKLANRVDIIFSLLT encoded by the exons ATGAGCCATCTAATTGATACTTTGAAGCAAGTCCCGGATTTCCGCAGTGCCCATGGCCGTACTCATCCGTTATGGCTTCTGTTGCTGTTGATGGTGATGGGTATGCTTGCTGGATACCAGGGATATCGCCCCTTAGAAACCTTTACGAGCGATTATCGCCAGCCTTTAAGTGAGCTATTGGGACTTGAGAGCCTTGAAGTTCCGTCTCACTGTACCTTTCGTCGAGTGATGATGGGGCTTGACTTCCAAGCGTTGAGCCACCAATTTGAAGCATGGATGCTCTCGAAAGCCCAGACTCACTCTCCCGATAATTATGCAGCCTCCATTGATGGCAAACGGATTCGTCAGGGGCTGACAGATGCCAAGGGGAAGCAGCGTTTTGTGGGCTTGGTGAGTTTATTTGCGGTGGAAGCAGGCATCACCCTCAAGCTCGAAGCCCTCACTCAGGAGGATAATAGCGAAATCAAAGTCGTGCAGGCACTGTTGGAAACCCTTCAACTCGATGGCTTGCTGATTACCATGGATGCCTTACACGCCCAAAAAACACTTGAGAAGATTGTGGCCTCGGGTAACGACTATCTTGTGGCGGTCAAATCCAATCAGGGAAGACTTTACGACCACCTCCAGACTTACTTTGAGTGTCTTAAACCCATGGCTGAGCACATCCACTCCGCCCAAAGTAGAGGACGAGATGAACATCGGTGTATACAGGTTTATGAGCCTGTCGGCATAGCCTTACAGGAATGGGAGGCAATTCGCTCTGTGCTTTGTGTCCAACGATGGGGCACAAAGCAA GGAAAGGAGTATCACAATACGGCCTATTACATCAGTTCAGCTGCCACCTCACCCCAGCATTGGCAATCTCTGGTCCGAGAACATTGGGGCATTGAAAATCGGTTGCATTGGCCGAAGGATGTTGTTTTTGGCGAAGATGATTATCGACTCGAAGATGAACAAGCACTGCTCAATTGGTCAGTGCTTAGAACTATTGGGATTAATATCCTGCGGCTAAACGACTATCAATCCCTCAAAACCGCGATGACTAAGCTTGCTAATCGGGTCGATATTATTTTTTCGCTGCTAACTTAA
- a CDS encoding DUF2262 domain-containing protein, whose product MTHDLSKITRHGEDGIITIEYEGHAIDIRLISDGQPFGMALQLATEIIEQLPEYDVVAKNIIVNDLCDIYNNGWNEYDEVQADGSLKLVTHPPLTTTEFEQKFFLTGVNITGNTVVELFYDNSGLFWGHAVLVKSLNGSDFNTARAELLG is encoded by the coding sequence ATGACTCACGACTTAAGTAAGATCACTCGTCATGGGGAGGATGGCATCATCACCATCGAATATGAAGGACATGCCATTGACATCAGACTCATATCCGATGGTCAACCTTTCGGCATGGCTTTGCAACTGGCTACCGAGATTATCGAACAACTGCCTGAATATGATGTTGTCGCCAAGAACATTATCGTCAACGACCTTTGTGACATCTACAACAACGGTTGGAATGAATACGACGAAGTACAAGCAGATGGCTCTCTGAAGCTAGTGACTCATCCACCATTAACTACAACCGAGTTTGAGCAGAAATTCTTTTTGACGGGAGTCAATATTACTGGCAATACTGTAGTCGAACTGTTTTATGACAATTCGGGGCTATTCTGGGGGCATGCTGTATTGGTGAAGTCTTTGAACGGTAGTGACTTCAACACGGCACGCGCCGAATTACTCGGATAA
- a CDS encoding type II toxin-antitoxin system HicB family antitoxin: MKYKGYEAVIQFDPEDRIFFGRVVGTQDVIAFDGQTVDELEASFHNVIEDYLADCQLMGKDPDKPCSGRFNLRISPELHRQAVIRAQVDGVSLNTWVETAISTHLHHK, translated from the coding sequence ATGAAATATAAAGGATATGAAGCTGTTATTCAGTTTGATCCTGAAGATCGAATCTTCTTTGGCCGCGTGGTTGGGACTCAGGATGTGATCGCTTTTGATGGACAAACAGTGGATGAACTAGAAGCCTCGTTCCACAATGTCATTGAAGATTATTTGGCGGATTGCCAACTGATGGGCAAAGATCCAGATAAACCTTGCTCTGGCCGCTTCAATTTAAGAATTTCCCCTGAACTCCATCGTCAAGCTGTCATTCGAGCTCAGGTGGATGGTGTGAGTTTGAATACGTGGGTTGAGACTGCTATCTCAACTCACTTACACCACAAGTAA